The proteins below are encoded in one region of Caulobacter henricii:
- the dksA gene encoding RNA polymerase-binding protein DksA, whose amino-acid sequence MQTATVLVGKSNYRPSEGEEFMNARQLEYFKQKLLDWKDEILRESRETVAHLQKETENHADLADRASSETDRALELRTRDRQRKLISKIDQALRRVEDGSYGYCEETGEPIGLARLEARPTATLSLEAQERHERRERVHRDD is encoded by the coding sequence ATGCAAACGGCCACTGTTCTAGTTGGTAAAAGCAACTATCGGCCTTCCGAGGGCGAAGAGTTTATGAATGCGCGGCAGCTTGAGTACTTCAAGCAAAAGCTGCTGGACTGGAAGGACGAGATCCTCCGCGAATCCCGCGAGACGGTGGCCCATCTCCAGAAAGAAACCGAAAATCACGCCGATCTGGCCGATCGCGCGTCTTCGGAAACCGACCGGGCGCTGGAACTGCGCACCCGTGACCGTCAACGGAAGCTGATCTCCAAGATCGACCAGGCCCTGCGCCGCGTCGAGGACGGCTCCTATGGCTATTGCGAGGAAACCGGCGAACCGATCGGCCTGGCCCGGCTTGAGGCTCGCCCTACGGCGACCCTGAGCCTGGAAGCCCAGGAGCGTCACGAGCGCCGCGAACGCGTGCACCGCGACGACTGA
- a CDS encoding pyridoxamine 5'-phosphate oxidase family protein — protein MSVIDSLEALDALYDTPPVSAALVKVSTTITPHYRTLIEASPFVALATLGPEGLDCSPRGDRPGFVRVADPQTLILPDRRGNNRLDSLRNVVRDPRVALLFLIPGSGTTFRVNGQAVISADPALLASFAVDGQAPRSAMVITVQEAYFQCARAIVRSGLWKAESQVDPATLPSPGAMLAAVTAGEVGGEAYDRGWPERAAKTLW, from the coding sequence ATGAGCGTGATCGACAGCCTCGAGGCGCTGGACGCGCTCTATGACACCCCGCCCGTCAGCGCGGCCCTGGTCAAGGTGTCAACGACCATTACCCCACACTATCGGACCCTGATCGAGGCCTCGCCCTTTGTCGCCCTGGCGACACTCGGCCCCGAGGGCCTGGATTGCAGTCCGCGCGGCGACAGGCCGGGCTTTGTGCGCGTCGCTGATCCACAGACCCTGATCCTGCCTGACCGTCGCGGCAACAACCGCCTCGACAGCCTGCGCAATGTGGTGCGGGATCCCCGGGTCGCCCTGCTGTTCCTGATCCCGGGCTCGGGCACGACCTTCCGGGTCAATGGCCAGGCGGTGATCAGTGCTGACCCCGCCCTGCTGGCCAGTTTCGCCGTCGACGGCCAGGCCCCGCGCAGTGCCATGGTGATCACCGTGCAGGAGGCCTATTTCCAGTGTGCCCGGGCCATCGTGCGGTCCGGGCTGTGGAAGGCCGAAAGCCAGGTCGATCCGGCCACCCTGCCCTCACCGGGGGCCATGCTGGCGGCAGTCACGGCCGGTGAGGTCGGGGGCGAGGCCTATGACCGCGGCTGGCCAGAGCGGGCTGCAAAGACCCTGTGGTAA
- a CDS encoding PAS domain S-box protein: MDGPDGAARLLALRGAGQREADGSIAVLYGTVQDVTHLQLSDAQLRASEARHRLIVENSQDPVLWVGGSGGIEFASPSIQRWGFRSKDLVGQRLGTFLHPEDRHGVLGWFDGLIAGQVEDDTGLHAFRCLDASGQAIWLEARPGVVRDSGGQISGVVLTLHDVTQRRELERTTREQAELVEAAFQQAVSGKALLDLDLRCLKVNPALCTMVGLAEADLIQTRFERLMHPDEVGVAEEGVARLRSGEIRSYQVDRRYRHTNGSYVPVRVSVSLVRDFEGSTQHLLVEAEDRSEYVAASAARRESEALYRLLAENIGDIVIKNNIDGIIEYVSPSIKRLTGLDPDKWIGKHLNDRIVVDKEFRTPKFTENEKPLPTGRDNEFQYRRADGSMGWVQSNPTILREPDGRPAGMMSVLRDVTERRAIEDELRRKTAEAEAAVQAKAEFLANMSHEIRTPLTAVIGFGDLLAKMLELPEKAQLYAQRIASSGEALLGIVNSVLDFSRVEAGEVELQRQSTDPMDLASQILDQFRDKAAAKGLALSLEVEEPLPAAVLADRGRLGQVITNLLANAIKFTRQGGITIRLGYDLSDQSLHVSVVDTGIGIPPGQCGRLFERFTQIDGSHTRQFGGVGLGLAISRGLVEVMGGEIRVESEEGVGSTFRFTVHAPVDISGQDSTADVAQNHDVEAIRILVVDDVAVNRELIAAMLEPFQLRLTEAEDGQAAIDTADREPFDLILMDLQMPRMNGLSATKIIRARSKLNSRTPILALSANVLPQHVDECLCAGMNDHVGKPINAGELLSKIEQWTRSEDPGAEPSST; the protein is encoded by the coding sequence ATGGACGGTCCTGATGGAGCCGCGAGGCTGCTGGCGCTCAGGGGCGCTGGCCAGCGCGAGGCTGACGGCTCGATCGCCGTCCTCTACGGCACCGTGCAGGACGTCACGCATCTCCAGCTCTCTGACGCTCAACTCCGCGCCAGCGAAGCCCGGCACCGGCTGATTGTCGAGAACAGCCAGGATCCGGTTTTGTGGGTTGGTGGCAGTGGCGGAATCGAGTTCGCGTCGCCGTCCATCCAGCGGTGGGGTTTTCGGTCAAAAGATCTGGTCGGGCAACGATTAGGGACCTTCCTTCACCCGGAGGATCGACATGGGGTGCTGGGCTGGTTCGATGGATTGATTGCGGGCCAGGTTGAGGACGACACCGGGCTTCATGCGTTCCGCTGCCTCGACGCCAGCGGTCAGGCGATCTGGCTTGAGGCCAGACCGGGCGTGGTCCGCGACAGCGGGGGCCAGATCTCCGGTGTTGTATTGACGCTTCATGACGTCACCCAGAGGCGGGAGCTGGAGCGCACCACGCGGGAACAGGCCGAACTGGTGGAAGCCGCGTTTCAGCAGGCGGTCTCCGGCAAGGCGCTTCTCGATCTGGACTTGCGCTGCCTCAAGGTCAATCCGGCCCTCTGTACGATGGTCGGCCTGGCTGAGGCTGACCTGATCCAGACCCGATTCGAACGCCTTATGCACCCTGACGAAGTTGGCGTGGCGGAGGAGGGCGTGGCCCGGCTCCGGAGCGGAGAGATCCGCAGCTACCAAGTGGACCGCCGTTACCGTCACACCAATGGCTCCTATGTGCCGGTGCGCGTGAGTGTGTCTTTGGTTCGCGATTTTGAAGGTTCAACCCAGCACCTGCTGGTCGAGGCTGAGGATCGGTCGGAGTATGTCGCCGCCAGTGCGGCTCGCCGCGAAAGTGAGGCGCTCTATCGGTTGCTGGCCGAAAACATCGGGGACATCGTTATAAAGAACAATATTGATGGAATAATTGAATATGTATCTCCATCAATAAAACGTCTTACGGGTCTCGATCCGGACAAGTGGATCGGAAAACACCTGAATGACCGTATCGTTGTCGACAAGGAATTCCGTACGCCCAAGTTTACCGAGAACGAAAAGCCGTTGCCAACGGGGCGTGATAACGAGTTTCAATACCGTCGGGCAGATGGGTCCATGGGCTGGGTACAGAGCAATCCAACAATCCTTCGCGAACCGGATGGCCGTCCGGCCGGGATGATGTCGGTCCTGCGCGACGTGACCGAACGTCGGGCGATCGAGGACGAGTTGCGGCGCAAGACCGCCGAGGCCGAAGCGGCCGTGCAGGCCAAAGCCGAATTTCTGGCGAATATGAGCCACGAGATCAGGACGCCGCTAACGGCCGTTATCGGTTTTGGCGACCTGCTGGCCAAGATGTTGGAACTCCCTGAAAAGGCGCAACTCTATGCCCAGCGGATCGCCAGTTCTGGCGAGGCTCTGCTGGGGATCGTCAACAGTGTCCTGGACTTTTCCCGGGTGGAGGCCGGTGAGGTTGAACTGCAGCGCCAGTCGACCGATCCGATGGATCTGGCGAGCCAGATTCTCGACCAGTTCCGGGACAAGGCGGCAGCCAAGGGTTTGGCCCTGTCCCTCGAGGTCGAGGAGCCGCTTCCCGCTGCGGTGCTGGCCGACCGGGGGCGCCTCGGGCAAGTGATTACCAACCTGCTGGCCAACGCGATCAAGTTTACGCGCCAGGGCGGGATTACGATTCGGCTCGGCTATGATCTGTCAGACCAGAGCCTCCACGTTTCAGTGGTCGATACCGGAATCGGAATTCCACCGGGACAGTGCGGGCGACTCTTTGAACGCTTTACCCAGATCGATGGTTCGCACACCCGTCAGTTTGGCGGGGTTGGCCTGGGCCTGGCTATTTCGCGCGGCCTTGTCGAGGTCATGGGCGGGGAAATCCGGGTCGAGAGCGAGGAAGGTGTGGGTTCGACCTTCCGGTTTACGGTGCATGCCCCGGTCGACATCTCCGGCCAGGACAGCACCGCCGATGTTGCGCAGAACCATGATGTCGAGGCGATCCGGATTCTGGTCGTCGACGATGTGGCTGTGAACCGCGAACTGATCGCAGCGATGCTGGAGCCATTTCAGCTGAGGCTGACGGAGGCCGAAGATGGTCAGGCTGCGATCGATACCGCTGATCGCGAGCCCTTCGACCTGATCCTGATGGATCTCCAGATGCCCCGCATGAACGGGTTGTCGGCGACAAAGATCATTCGGGCCCGATCGAAACTGAACAGCCGGACGCCGATCCTTGCCCTGAGTGCCAACGTACTCCCGCAGCATGTGGACGAATGCCTCTGCGCCGGAATGAACGACCATGTCGGCAAGCCGATCAATGCCGGGGAGCTGCTCAGCAAGATCGAGCAGTGGACGCGGTCCGAAGATCCCGGGGCTGAGCCGTCCAGCACCTGA
- a CDS encoding flagellar basal body P-ring protein FlgI, with product MSRSRLRTVFLLAATAFALAAGPSFAKSRIKDIVSFEGVRDNQLIGYGIVVGLNGSGDSLRNAPMTKQSLEAMLERQGVNVRNANLNTKNVASVMVTANLPAFAAPGAKMDVSVSTLGDAKSLLGGTLLVTSLQGADGQTYAVAQGSVQTGSVSAGGASGSSISKGVPTAGRIAAGGIIEKETGFQMVNMEELRMTLRNPDFTTSRRISDVINGRFPYSAQAQNPTIVAVRPPANMDMISFITAIENLEVEPDGPAKVIIDEVAGVIVMGDDVRISQVAIAQGNLTISVQESPAVSQPAPFSQGQTAVVPQSTVSVEEEKGKQLLTLNAGASLKSLVGGLNALGVTPRDMISILQAVKAAGALQADIEVM from the coding sequence ATGTCGCGTTCACGTTTGCGCACCGTTTTCTTGCTCGCCGCCACCGCCTTTGCCCTGGCGGCCGGGCCGTCGTTCGCCAAGTCACGGATCAAGGACATCGTCTCGTTCGAAGGCGTGCGTGACAACCAGCTGATCGGCTATGGCATTGTGGTCGGGCTGAACGGCTCGGGCGACAGCCTGCGCAATGCGCCCATGACCAAGCAGAGCCTTGAGGCCATGCTCGAGCGCCAGGGCGTCAATGTTCGCAACGCCAATCTGAACACCAAGAACGTCGCCTCGGTGATGGTCACCGCCAATCTGCCGGCCTTCGCCGCGCCCGGCGCGAAGATGGATGTCAGCGTCTCCACCCTGGGCGACGCCAAGAGCCTGCTGGGCGGCACCCTTCTGGTCACCAGCCTGCAGGGCGCGGACGGCCAGACCTATGCTGTGGCCCAGGGCAGCGTCCAGACCGGCTCGGTCTCGGCGGGCGGGGCCTCCGGCAGCTCGATCAGCAAGGGCGTGCCCACCGCCGGCCGGATCGCCGCCGGCGGCATCATCGAAAAGGAAACCGGCTTCCAGATGGTGAACATGGAAGAGTTGCGCATGACCCTGCGCAACCCCGACTTCACCACCTCGCGCCGAATCTCCGACGTCATCAACGGCCGCTTCCCCTACAGCGCCCAGGCCCAGAACCCGACCATCGTCGCCGTGCGGCCTCCGGCCAACATGGACATGATCAGCTTCATCACTGCGATCGAGAACCTTGAGGTCGAGCCCGACGGCCCGGCCAAGGTGATCATCGACGAAGTGGCCGGCGTCATCGTCATGGGCGACGACGTGCGGATCAGCCAGGTGGCCATCGCCCAGGGCAATCTGACCATCTCGGTGCAGGAAAGCCCGGCGGTCAGCCAGCCCGCCCCGTTCAGCCAGGGCCAGACCGCCGTGGTCCCGCAATCAACGGTCAGTGTCGAAGAGGAAAAGGGCAAGCAGTTGCTCACCCTGAACGCCGGAGCCTCGCTGAAGAGCCTGGTCGGCGGTCTCAACGCCCTGGGCGTCACCCCGCGCGACATGATCTCGATCCTGCAGGCGGTGAAGGCCGCCGGCGCGCTGCAAGCTGATATCGAGGTGATGTGA
- a CDS encoding rod-binding protein, with protein sequence MSPLTAIASPIDTIAPPPSAAELAKRGKIQETAQTFEASFLSVMMQSMFAGVKTSEPFGGGQAEEMFKSLLTESMAKEVSKAGGIGLASTVQREMLKLQGLKD encoded by the coding sequence ATGAGCCCCCTCACCGCCATCGCCTCACCGATCGACACCATCGCCCCGCCGCCGTCGGCCGCAGAGCTGGCCAAGCGCGGCAAGATCCAGGAAACGGCCCAGACCTTCGAGGCCTCGTTCCTGTCGGTGATGATGCAGTCGATGTTTGCCGGCGTGAAAACCTCCGAGCCCTTCGGCGGCGGACAGGCCGAGGAAATGTTCAAGTCGCTGCTCACCGAGTCCATGGCCAAGGAAGTCTCCAAGGCCGGCGGCATCGGTCTGGCCAGCACCGTCCAGCGTGAAATGCTCAAGCTTCAAGGGTTGAAAGACTAG
- a CDS encoding SDR family oxidoreductase, with protein sequence MTDKGVVLVTGGSGYIAGFCIGQLLNEGWTVRTTVRNLAREAEVRASIAKLSPHGNRLSVFAADLNADGGWREAAEGCVGVLHVASPLPSANPKDDDELIRPARDGALRVLKASRDAGVKRVVMTSSTAAVCYGFGGRTEPFTEADWSDPTDRSDSSAYERSKMIAERAAWAWLEAEGGALELVTICPGAVLGPVLGRDFSASIDIVKKLLDGSVPGLPRFGWPLVDVRDIADLHVRALAAPHAAGRRYIGAGDFSWMAEIAEVLRRDLPGAGARVPKMKLADGLVRLTAIFDPVIRERLFELGKQRPVSAQRAKDELGWKPRSNREMILDTARSLIAEGLIKA encoded by the coding sequence ATGACCGACAAGGGCGTGGTGCTGGTAACCGGAGGGTCTGGCTATATCGCGGGCTTCTGCATTGGCCAGCTTTTGAATGAGGGCTGGACGGTCCGGACGACGGTTCGCAATCTCGCGCGGGAAGCCGAGGTCCGGGCGAGCATCGCCAAGCTGAGCCCGCACGGGAACCGGCTCAGCGTGTTTGCCGCCGACCTCAATGCCGACGGCGGCTGGCGCGAGGCGGCTGAAGGCTGCGTCGGCGTGCTGCATGTTGCCTCGCCCTTGCCCTCGGCCAATCCCAAGGATGATGACGAACTGATCCGCCCCGCCCGCGACGGGGCCCTTCGGGTGCTCAAGGCGTCGCGCGACGCGGGGGTCAAGCGCGTGGTGATGACCTCGTCTACCGCAGCCGTCTGCTATGGCTTTGGCGGGCGGACCGAGCCCTTCACCGAGGCCGACTGGTCAGATCCCACCGACCGCAGCGACTCCTCGGCCTATGAGCGGTCGAAGATGATCGCCGAGCGGGCCGCCTGGGCCTGGCTCGAGGCCGAAGGGGGCGCGCTGGAACTGGTCACCATCTGTCCGGGCGCCGTCCTTGGGCCGGTGCTCGGCCGTGACTTCTCGGCCTCGATCGACATCGTCAAGAAGCTGCTGGACGGCTCCGTCCCCGGCCTGCCGCGCTTTGGCTGGCCGCTGGTCGATGTCCGCGACATCGCCGACCTGCATGTGCGGGCCCTGGCGGCCCCGCATGCTGCGGGCCGGCGCTATATCGGGGCGGGCGACTTCAGCTGGATGGCCGAGATCGCCGAGGTCCTGCGTCGCGATCTGCCCGGGGCCGGTGCCCGGGTCCCGAAGATGAAACTGGCCGACGGCCTTGTCCGCCTGACCGCCATTTTTGATCCGGTCATCCGCGAGAGGCTGTTCGAGCTAGGCAAGCAGAGGCCGGTCTCGGCGCAGAGGGCCAAGGACGAGCTCGGCTGGAAGCCGAGGTCGAACCGCGAGATGATCCTCGACACGGCCAGAAGCCTGATCGCCGAAGGCCTGATCAAGGCTTAG
- a CDS encoding crotonase/enoyl-CoA hydratase family protein, producing the protein MSQDAPLILTEKRGHIAILTLNRPEAMNALGAPGDGDQVAAACEAINDDQDIRCVILTGAGRAFSAGGDVKAMKAREGAFGGNGVKVRDGYRKNIHRIVRAIYGLEVPSIAAVNGAAIGLGCDVACMTDIRIGADTAKFGVTFLKLGLIPGDGGAWLMPRTIGMSRAAELLFTGDVIDAAKAAEWGLISKAVPADTLMDEALALATRIAAQPPHALRMAKSLLKHGTTASYDTLMEMSAAAQAIAHHTEDHMEGVDAILEKRAPVFKGA; encoded by the coding sequence ATGTCTCAAGACGCCCCCCTGATCCTGACCGAAAAGCGCGGTCACATCGCCATCCTCACCCTGAACCGTCCCGAGGCCATGAACGCCCTGGGGGCGCCCGGCGACGGCGACCAGGTGGCGGCCGCCTGCGAGGCGATCAATGATGACCAGGATATCCGCTGCGTGATTCTGACCGGCGCGGGCCGGGCCTTCTCGGCCGGCGGCGACGTCAAGGCGATGAAGGCCCGCGAGGGCGCGTTCGGCGGCAATGGCGTCAAGGTCCGCGACGGCTATCGCAAGAACATCCACCGCATCGTCCGCGCCATCTATGGCCTGGAGGTTCCCTCGATCGCCGCCGTTAATGGCGCGGCCATCGGCCTGGGCTGCGACGTGGCCTGCATGACCGACATCCGCATCGGGGCCGACACCGCCAAGTTCGGCGTCACCTTCCTGAAACTGGGCCTGATTCCCGGCGACGGCGGGGCCTGGCTGATGCCGCGCACCATCGGCATGAGCCGAGCCGCCGAGCTGCTGTTCACCGGCGACGTCATCGACGCGGCCAAGGCCGCCGAATGGGGCCTGATCAGCAAGGCCGTGCCGGCCGACACCCTCATGGATGAAGCCCTGGCCCTGGCCACGCGGATTGCGGCCCAGCCGCCGCACGCCCTGCGCATGGCCAAGAGCCTGCTCAAGCACGGCACGACCGCCAGCTACGACACCCTGATGGAGATGAGCGCGGCCGCCCAGGCCATCGCCCACCACACCGAGGACCACATGGAAGGCGTCGACGCGATCCTCGAAAAGCGCGCGCCGGTGTTCAAGGGCGCCTGA
- a CDS encoding DUF1203 domain-containing protein: protein MPFTISGLPVEDFRPLFDLDTEALAARGILRRVATAKPGFPCRIGLRDAEPGETILLLNYEHQPADTPYRSAYAIYVSQSASETWSGRDTLPSAMRGRPIALRAFSADGLLLSAEVAMGDGLETAITRQLATAGAAYVHAHNAGHGCFVARIDPAPSAA from the coding sequence ATGCCCTTCACGATTTCCGGCCTGCCGGTCGAAGACTTCCGCCCCCTGTTCGATCTCGACACCGAAGCCCTCGCGGCACGGGGCATCCTGCGACGGGTCGCCACCGCCAAGCCGGGCTTTCCCTGCCGCATCGGCCTGCGCGATGCCGAGCCCGGCGAGACCATCCTGCTGCTGAACTACGAACATCAGCCGGCCGACACGCCCTATCGATCGGCCTATGCCATCTATGTCAGCCAGTCCGCCTCAGAGACCTGGAGCGGCCGCGACACCCTCCCATCGGCCATGCGCGGCCGTCCGATCGCCCTGCGGGCCTTCAGCGCTGACGGCCTGCTCCTGAGCGCCGAAGTGGCCATGGGCGATGGCCTGGAAACCGCGATCACGCGTCAGCTGGCGACAGCCGGCGCGGCCTATGTCCATGCCCACAATGCCGGCCACGGCTGCTTCGTGGCCCGCATCGACCCCGCTCCATCGGCAGCCTGA
- a CDS encoding response regulator, protein MTVHMKARHALIIEDEILIAFEMEALLAEQGFTSFDIAESPQDALKKAMARRPDLITADYRIVGGTGVEAVEAIQQQLGDIPVVYVTGNAELVRGREPPVVGKPISPRHLAEACARVFTA, encoded by the coding sequence ATGACCGTGCACATGAAAGCCCGACATGCCCTGATCATCGAGGACGAGATTTTGATCGCCTTCGAGATGGAAGCCCTGCTGGCTGAACAGGGCTTTACCAGCTTCGACATCGCCGAAAGCCCGCAGGACGCCCTGAAGAAGGCCATGGCTCGGCGTCCGGACCTGATCACAGCGGATTATCGCATCGTCGGCGGCACCGGGGTCGAGGCGGTCGAAGCCATCCAGCAACAGCTAGGCGATATCCCGGTCGTCTATGTCACCGGCAATGCCGAACTGGTGCGAGGCCGCGAGCCGCCCGTGGTCGGCAAGCCGATCTCGCCGCGCCACCTCGCCGAGGCTTGCGCGCGAGTCTTTACCGCCTGA
- a CDS encoding DUF3052 family protein: MGKEARGVWGHLSDGDCEGKLLWEFPKLIFRGAHRGIYQGHALRYIKVEGNDLVLNDGTRFELEPGEADKWLHAILNPPGRLDKLGVKPGQTVVVLALEDEEFLEELSTRVEPVEAEEDIDLLFLGVEDLADFDQLEDLIGGLGPKGAIWIVAQKGKGAPLKDTEILAAARGQGLVDTKVCSFSKTHSALRFVKRKAGPPAASKPVEDDAGFDDEI; the protein is encoded by the coding sequence ATGGGCAAGGAAGCGCGGGGCGTCTGGGGCCATCTGTCGGACGGGGACTGCGAGGGCAAGCTCCTGTGGGAGTTTCCCAAGCTGATCTTCCGCGGAGCCCATCGCGGCATCTATCAGGGCCACGCCCTGCGCTACATCAAGGTCGAGGGCAATGACCTCGTCCTGAACGACGGCACCCGGTTCGAGCTGGAGCCGGGCGAAGCCGACAAGTGGCTGCACGCCATCCTCAACCCGCCGGGGCGGCTGGACAAGCTGGGCGTCAAGCCCGGCCAGACGGTCGTGGTGCTGGCGCTTGAGGATGAAGAGTTCCTGGAAGAGCTCTCCACCCGGGTCGAGCCCGTCGAGGCCGAGGAGGACATCGACCTGCTGTTCCTCGGCGTCGAGGACCTGGCCGATTTCGATCAGCTGGAAGACCTGATCGGCGGGCTGGGTCCCAAGGGCGCGATCTGGATCGTGGCCCAGAAGGGCAAGGGCGCGCCGCTGAAGGACACCGAGATCCTGGCCGCCGCGCGCGGTCAGGGTCTGGTCGACACCAAGGTCTGCAGCTTCTCCAAGACCCATTCGGCCCTGCGCTTCGTCAAGCGCAAGGCCGGTCCGCCGGCAGCGAGCAAGCCGGTCGAGGATGACGCCGGCTTCGACGACGAGATCTGA
- a CDS encoding flagellar assembly protein FliX, with product MKVSSTGGVGASGASRAKASGSGASFSLPSVGAASSAAGVVQAGGVAGLGSLDALLALQAMGDPLERRKRAVRRADGILDILGEVKLALLDGDVSAATLDRLTRAIREQRDSTDDPRLEGVLNEIETRAAVEKAKLEQARRA from the coding sequence ATGAAGGTTTCGAGCACGGGGGGCGTGGGCGCGAGCGGCGCATCGCGGGCCAAAGCTTCGGGCAGCGGTGCCAGCTTTTCGCTGCCCTCGGTCGGGGCCGCCAGCAGCGCGGCCGGCGTTGTCCAGGCGGGCGGTGTGGCCGGGTTAGGCTCGCTCGACGCGCTTCTGGCCCTGCAGGCCATGGGCGATCCCCTGGAGCGCCGCAAGCGGGCGGTCCGGCGGGCCGACGGCATTCTGGACATCCTGGGCGAGGTGAAGCTCGCCTTGCTTGATGGCGATGTGTCCGCCGCCACGCTCGACCGACTGACCCGCGCCATCCGCGAGCAGCGCGATTCGACCGATGATCCCCGGCTCGAGGGCGTGCTCAACGAGATCGAGACCCGGGCAGCGGTCGAAAAAGCCAAGCTGGAACAGGCCCGGCGTGCCTGA
- a CDS encoding amidase family protein, translated as MIKHLLCALALSWTVAASCQAQTVDLDKATIAQLRAAMDAGQLTSERLVRLSLARMDAYDDKGPQINAVITRNPRALAEARALDAELKAKGRRSPLHGIPVVLKDNFDTADLATTGGSIFLEGSIPPDDAFLVKKLREAGAVILAKVNLSEFASGGAYSSLGGQTRNPHDLLRSPLGSSGGTGAAIAAGYAPLGLGTDTGGSVRWPAAANGIVGLRPTHGLLSRDGIIPLSLSFDTAGPLARNVSDVAVALGLLAGVDPADPATAKSQGRAQTDYTPYLKADALKGVRIGVARDFMGQDAEFDWVMEASIAVMKAAGATIVDVRLPRWLIESKGEFYSAVRMSEFPVQLQAYLATLKPGYPRTLDEMIERSYRLPAPRPDGAGPNATRWSLLRREQASVALTDPAYTAVRDQALPLVVAALDGVFTANRLDAIIYPPLAERPELISRTGGTRAATPGGGASSGTNLASLSGFPELVVPAGFTTDQLPVGLSFIGRAFDEGKILGIGYAFEQATQARRQPVHTPPLKGEALSIGARKP; from the coding sequence ATGATCAAACACCTGCTTTGCGCCCTGGCGCTGTCCTGGACCGTGGCGGCTTCCTGCCAGGCCCAGACTGTCGATCTGGATAAGGCGACGATCGCCCAGCTGCGGGCAGCGATGGACGCGGGGCAGCTGACCAGCGAGCGGCTGGTCCGGCTCAGCCTGGCCCGCATGGACGCCTATGACGACAAGGGCCCGCAGATCAATGCGGTGATCACCCGCAATCCCCGCGCCCTGGCCGAGGCGCGCGCCCTGGATGCAGAGCTGAAGGCCAAGGGCCGTCGCTCGCCCCTGCATGGCATTCCGGTGGTGCTGAAGGACAATTTCGACACCGCAGACCTCGCCACCACGGGCGGCTCGATCTTTCTGGAGGGTTCGATTCCGCCGGATGATGCCTTTCTGGTCAAAAAGCTGCGCGAGGCGGGGGCCGTGATCCTGGCCAAGGTCAATCTGTCCGAATTCGCCTCGGGCGGAGCCTATAGCTCGCTGGGCGGCCAGACCCGCAACCCGCATGATCTGCTGCGCTCGCCCCTGGGATCGTCCGGGGGCACGGGGGCGGCCATAGCGGCAGGCTATGCGCCGCTGGGGCTGGGTACCGATACGGGGGGCTCAGTGCGCTGGCCGGCGGCGGCCAACGGCATCGTTGGGCTGCGACCCACCCACGGGTTGCTGAGCCGTGACGGTATTATTCCCCTGTCGCTCAGTTTCGATACCGCCGGTCCCCTGGCGCGCAATGTCTCGGACGTCGCGGTCGCCCTGGGCCTGCTCGCCGGTGTGGATCCGGCCGACCCGGCAACGGCGAAGAGCCAGGGCAGGGCCCAGACGGACTACACACCCTATCTGAAGGCCGACGCCCTGAAGGGCGTGCGGATCGGCGTGGCGCGCGACTTCATGGGCCAGGATGCGGAGTTTGACTGGGTGATGGAGGCCTCCATCGCCGTGATGAAGGCGGCTGGCGCGACGATCGTCGATGTCCGCCTGCCCAGATGGCTGATCGAGTCCAAGGGCGAGTTCTATTCTGCGGTTCGGATGTCAGAGTTCCCGGTCCAGCTGCAGGCCTATCTGGCGACCCTCAAGCCCGGCTATCCCAGGACCCTGGACGAGATGATCGAGCGGTCCTATCGCCTGCCGGCCCCCCGCCCGGATGGGGCTGGACCCAATGCGACGCGGTGGTCGCTGCTGCGGCGGGAGCAGGCCTCCGTCGCCCTGACCGACCCTGCCTATACCGCTGTCCGCGACCAGGCCCTGCCGCTGGTTGTCGCCGCCCTCGACGGCGTATTCACGGCCAACAGGCTCGACGCCATCATCTATCCGCCTCTGGCGGAGCGTCCCGAACTGATCAGCCGCACCGGTGGGACGCGAGCGGCGACGCCCGGCGGCGGGGCCTCCAGCGGCACCAATCTCGCCAGCCTGTCGGGCTTCCCCGAACTGGTTGTCCCGGCCGGTTTCACCACTGATCAACTGCCCGTCGGCCTGTCGTTCATCGGCCGCGCCTTCGACGAGGGCAAGATCCTGGGGATCGGCTATGCGTTCGAACAGGCTACCCAGGCGCGACGACAGCCGGTGCATACGCCGCCGCTGAAGGGGGAGGCTCTGTCCATCGGTGCAAGGAAACCCTGA